One window of the Rosa rugosa chromosome 3, drRosRugo1.1, whole genome shotgun sequence genome contains the following:
- the LOC133736535 gene encoding protein arginine N-methyltransferase 1.5 isoform X1: MPLGERPGDKSESRYCGVVTEFSDDMPNVLAFNLTHGSFDFVVATLMDPAYRPSLMQKNGGASSVLPFAGSDLVLSPAQWSSHVVGKISSWIDLDSEDEILRSDSEITLKQEIAWASHLSLQACLLPSPKGKTCANYARCVNQILQGLQSMQLWLRIPLVKTDNYMVSVNSDDLDDSWETWNSFRLLCEHHSQLSVVLDVSSSLPSANSLGRWFGESVRAAIFCTDSFLTNPRGYPCLSKRHQKLVSGFFNHSIQIVLSGQSVHCLTKMNSDIAANNNENNVDGVQKHPLRPYLDYVGFLYQRMDPLPEQERFELGYRDFLQSPLQPLMDNLEAQTYETFEKDTTKYIQYQRAIAKALQDRVPDEKSSTVTTVLMVVGAGRGPLVRASLQAAEETGRRLKVYAVEKNPNAVVTLHSLVKLEGWENIVSIISSDMRHWDAPEKADILVSELLGSFGDNELSPECLDGAQKFLKEDGISIPSSYTSFIHPVTASKLYNDVKAHKDVAHFETAYVVKLHNIARLAPPQPVFTFTHPNRSVDKSNSRYTKLKFEIPGDTGSAMVHGFAGYFDSILYKEVHLGIEPSTSTPNMFSWFPIFFPLRTPICLRPGSSLEVHFWRCCSPTKVWYEWGVASPSSSSIHNSNGRSYWVGL; encoded by the exons ATGCCTCTTGGGGAAAGACCAGGTGACAAGAGCGAGTCTCGCTACTGCGGCGTGGTGACGGAGTTCAGCGATGACATGCCCAACGTCCTCGCCTTCAATCTCACCCATGGCTCCTTCGACTTCGTCGTCGCTACTCTG ATGGATCCTGCTTATCGGCCAAGCTTAATGCAAAAGAATGGTGGTGCATCTAGTGTTCTTCCATTTGCTGGGTCAGACTTGGTTTTGAGCCCTGCCCAATGGAGCAGTCATGTCGTGG GAAAAATTAGCTCCTGGATTGACTTGGATTCAGAAGACGAGATCCTCCGAAGCGATTCAGAAATTACCTTGAAGCAGGAGATAGCATGGGCATCTCATTTGTCCCTGCAG GCATGTCTTCTTCCCTCTCCGAAGGGAAAGACCTGTGCTAACTATGCTAGGTGTGTAAATCAGATATTACAGGGTCTACAAAGTATGCAG TTGTGGCTTCGGATTCCTTTGGTCAAGACTGATAATTACATGGTTTCTGTTAACTCTGATGATTTG GATGATTCTTGGGAGACTTGGAATTCATTTCGTCTGCTGTGTGAACATCACAGTCAATTATCAGTTGTCCTTGATGTTTC GAGTTCACTACCTTCTGCAAATTCACTTGGACGTTGGTTTGGGGAGTCCGTCCGAGCAGCCATATTCTGTACTGAT TCCTTTCTAACAAATCCACGAGGTTATCCATGCCTGTCAAAGCGTCACCAAAAGCTAGTGTCTGGGTTTTTCAATCATTCTATACAG ATAGTTCTATCAGGACAATCTGTACACTGTCTTACCAAGATGAATTCAGACATAGCTGCAAATAATAATGAAAACAATGTTGATG GTGTACAGAAACATCCCTTGAGACCTTATTTGGATTATGTTGGCTTTCTTTACCAAAGGATGGATCCTCTTCCTGAGCAAGAACGGTttgag CTTGGTTACAGGGATTTCTTGCAGTCACCTTTACAG CCACTTATGGATAATCTAGAGGCTCAGACTTATGAGACATTTGAAAAGGATACAACAAAATACATTCAG TACCAAAGGGCAATTGCTAAAGCTTTACAGGACAGGGTTCCAGATGAAAAGTCTTCTACAGTAACCACT GTATTAATGGTTGTTGGAGCAGGGCGTGGACCACTAGTTAGGGCGTCACTGCAG GCAGCTGAAGAAACTGGGCGCAGGCTTAAAGTCTACGCTGtggaaaaaaatccaaatgcAGTAGTTACACTTCAT AGCTTGGTTAAACTAGAGGGCTGGGAAAACATTGTTTCCATAATTTCAAGCGACATGCGTCATTGGGATGCTCCTGAGAAAGCTGACATTTTG GTTAGTGAATTATTGGGTTCTTTTGGTGATAATGAGCTGTCTCCTGAGTGTCTTGATGGAGCCCAGAAATTTCTGAAAGAAGATGGAATCTCAATACCTTCATC GTATACGAGTTTCATCCATCCGGTGACTGCTTCAAAACTTTACAATGAT GTTAAGGCGCATAAAGATGTTGCACACTTTGAAACTGCTTATGTTGTTAAATTGCACAACATTGCAAGACTGGCTCCTCCTCAACCT GTGTTCACGTTCACTCATCCAAACCGATCAGTTGACAAAAGCAATAGCCGCTACACGAAGTTAAAGTTTGAAATACCTGGTGATACTGGGTCTGCTATGGTTCATG GATTTGCTGGCTACTTTGATTCCATACTGTACAAAGAAGTTCATCTTGGCATTGAGCCATCAACATCAACACCAAACATGTTTAGCTG GTTTCCCATATTTTTTCCATTAAGGACACCAATTTGTCTGCGTCCTGGTTCTTCTCTCGAAGTGCATTTTTGGCGTTGTTGTAGTCCTACCAAG GTCTGGTACGAATGGGGTGTGGCATCACCCAGCAGTTCATCCATTCACAACAGCAATGGTCGTTCTTACTGGGTTGGCCTTTAG
- the LOC133736535 gene encoding protein arginine N-methyltransferase 1.5 isoform X2, translating to MPLGERPGDKSESRYCGVVTEFSDDMPNVLAFNLTHGSFDFVVATLMDPAYRPSLMQKNGGASSVLPFAGSDLVLSPAQWSSHVVGKISSWIDLDSEDEILRSDSEITLKQEIAWASHLSLQACLLPSPKGKTCANYARCVNQILQGLQSMQLWLRIPLVKTDNYMVSVNSDDLDDSWETWNSFRLLCEHHSQLSVVLDVSSSLPSANSLGRWFGESVRAAIFCTDSFLTNPRGYPCLSKRHQKLVSGFFNHSIQIVLSGQSVHCLTKMNSDIAANNNENNVDGVQKHPLRPYLDYVGFLYQRMDPLPEQERFELGYRDFLQSPLQPLMDNLEAQTYETFEKDTTKYIQYQRAIAKALQDRVPDEKSSTVTTVLMVVGAGRGPLVRASLQAAEETGRRLKVYAVEKNPNAVVTLHSLVKLEGWENIVSIISSDMRHWDAPEKADILVSELLGSFGDNELSPECLDGAQKFLKEDGISIPSSYTSFIHPVTASKLYNDVKAHKDVAHFETAYVVKLHNIARLAPPQPVFTFTHPNRSVDKSNSRYTKLKFEIPGDTGSAMVHGFAGYFDSILYKEVHHVIDRI from the exons ATGCCTCTTGGGGAAAGACCAGGTGACAAGAGCGAGTCTCGCTACTGCGGCGTGGTGACGGAGTTCAGCGATGACATGCCCAACGTCCTCGCCTTCAATCTCACCCATGGCTCCTTCGACTTCGTCGTCGCTACTCTG ATGGATCCTGCTTATCGGCCAAGCTTAATGCAAAAGAATGGTGGTGCATCTAGTGTTCTTCCATTTGCTGGGTCAGACTTGGTTTTGAGCCCTGCCCAATGGAGCAGTCATGTCGTGG GAAAAATTAGCTCCTGGATTGACTTGGATTCAGAAGACGAGATCCTCCGAAGCGATTCAGAAATTACCTTGAAGCAGGAGATAGCATGGGCATCTCATTTGTCCCTGCAG GCATGTCTTCTTCCCTCTCCGAAGGGAAAGACCTGTGCTAACTATGCTAGGTGTGTAAATCAGATATTACAGGGTCTACAAAGTATGCAG TTGTGGCTTCGGATTCCTTTGGTCAAGACTGATAATTACATGGTTTCTGTTAACTCTGATGATTTG GATGATTCTTGGGAGACTTGGAATTCATTTCGTCTGCTGTGTGAACATCACAGTCAATTATCAGTTGTCCTTGATGTTTC GAGTTCACTACCTTCTGCAAATTCACTTGGACGTTGGTTTGGGGAGTCCGTCCGAGCAGCCATATTCTGTACTGAT TCCTTTCTAACAAATCCACGAGGTTATCCATGCCTGTCAAAGCGTCACCAAAAGCTAGTGTCTGGGTTTTTCAATCATTCTATACAG ATAGTTCTATCAGGACAATCTGTACACTGTCTTACCAAGATGAATTCAGACATAGCTGCAAATAATAATGAAAACAATGTTGATG GTGTACAGAAACATCCCTTGAGACCTTATTTGGATTATGTTGGCTTTCTTTACCAAAGGATGGATCCTCTTCCTGAGCAAGAACGGTttgag CTTGGTTACAGGGATTTCTTGCAGTCACCTTTACAG CCACTTATGGATAATCTAGAGGCTCAGACTTATGAGACATTTGAAAAGGATACAACAAAATACATTCAG TACCAAAGGGCAATTGCTAAAGCTTTACAGGACAGGGTTCCAGATGAAAAGTCTTCTACAGTAACCACT GTATTAATGGTTGTTGGAGCAGGGCGTGGACCACTAGTTAGGGCGTCACTGCAG GCAGCTGAAGAAACTGGGCGCAGGCTTAAAGTCTACGCTGtggaaaaaaatccaaatgcAGTAGTTACACTTCAT AGCTTGGTTAAACTAGAGGGCTGGGAAAACATTGTTTCCATAATTTCAAGCGACATGCGTCATTGGGATGCTCCTGAGAAAGCTGACATTTTG GTTAGTGAATTATTGGGTTCTTTTGGTGATAATGAGCTGTCTCCTGAGTGTCTTGATGGAGCCCAGAAATTTCTGAAAGAAGATGGAATCTCAATACCTTCATC GTATACGAGTTTCATCCATCCGGTGACTGCTTCAAAACTTTACAATGAT GTTAAGGCGCATAAAGATGTTGCACACTTTGAAACTGCTTATGTTGTTAAATTGCACAACATTGCAAGACTGGCTCCTCCTCAACCT GTGTTCACGTTCACTCATCCAAACCGATCAGTTGACAAAAGCAATAGCCGCTACACGAAGTTAAAGTTTGAAATACCTGGTGATACTGGGTCTGCTATGGTTCATG GATTTGCTGGCTACTTTGATTCCATACTGTACAAAGAAGTTCATCATGTCATTGATAGAATTTGA
- the LOC133740146 gene encoding uncharacterized protein LOC133740146, whose translation MAVTVKQMAVIVAFFGVLSFIFGIIAENKKPAAGKPVPWKDVVICKYPSDPSVALGYLSFAFLLVSTVVGFLSLFYPYQGKSLPQAALFRSKSFVVFFNISLLTAGLAAALLLWTTITEQLHLSRNVHHNLKTDCPTAKTGLLGGGAFVSLDSSLFWLVALMLADNAREDYFEESDKDVKGSGYTDVHGADYGQHVVKGSA comes from the exons ATGGCTGTGACGGTGAAGCAGATGGCTGTGATAGTGGCCTTTTTTGGTGTACTGTCTTTCATCTTCGGGATTATTGCGGAAAACAAGAAG CCGGCAGCTGGAAAACCAGTGCCATGGAAAGATGTTGTTATTTGCAAGTATCCTTCTGATCCTTCGGTGGCATTGGGATATCTGTCATTTGCATTTCTCCTTGTATCTACAGTGGTTGGGTTCTTGTCACTGTTTTACCCATATCAAGGGAAGTCCCTTCCGCAAGCTGCTTTGTTCCGGAGCAAGAGTTTCGTTGTCTTCTTCAACATTTCTTT GCTTACAGCAGGACTAGCTGCAGCTCTGTTGCTGTGGACTACAATAACGGAGCAACTTCATCTATCACGAAATGTCCATCACAATCTTAAAACAGACTGCCCCACTGCTAAGACCGGTCTCCTTGGTGGCGGTGCTTTTGTATCCCTTGATTCATCCCTTTTCTGGTTGGTTGCCCTCATGCTGGCCGACAATGCCCGAGAGGACTACTTCGAGGAGTCGGATAAGGATGTCAAGGGTAGTGGGTATACAGACGTACATGGAGCTGATTATGGACAACATGTTGTAAAAGGTAGTGCTTGA
- the LOC133738026 gene encoding uncharacterized protein LOC133738026 — protein MAVITMKKMSMLVAALGILSFVFGILAETKKPAAGVPIIGKGMVICKYPSDPTLAYAWLSFGFLLLCSAVGWFSIFYSYKGRKAPASVFFQCSTFFSFFTITLGTIGLAAALLLWPVATHHHPNYNIIGNQDPHSATCPTAKTGVLGGGAFMSLNSSLLWSVCFILASNAREDYFEELDSVEKPKHIEKHYYTK, from the exons ATGGCAGTTATTACTATGAAGAAGATGTCTATGCTTGTTGCAGCACTTGGTATTCTTTCGTTTGTGTTTGGTATTCTCGCTGAAACTAAGAAG CCTGCAGCTGGAGTTCCCATAATAGGGAAAGGCATGGTGATTTGCAAGTACCCATCTGATCCAACGCTTGCTTATGCGTGGCTATCCTTTGGATTTCTTCTGCTATGTTCTGCGGTTGGTTGGTTCTCTATATTTTACAGCTACAAAGGCAGAAAAGCTCCCGCATCTGTTTTCTTCCAGTGCTCtaccttcttctccttcttcaccatTACCCT GGGTACAATAGGATTAGCAGCTGCATTGTTGCTGTGGCCTGTAGCGACGCATCATCACCCAAATTATAACATTATTGGGAATCAAGATCCCCACAGCGCCACATGCCCAACTGCCAAAACTGGTGTTCTCGGCGGAGGAGCCTTCATGTCCCTCAACTCATCGCTACTGTGGTCAGTTTGCTTCATCTTGGCTAGCAATGCAAGAGAAGACTACTTTGAAGAATTGGATAGTGTCGAAAAACCTAAACACATTGAGAAACACTACTACACAAAGTGA